From the Lathyrus oleraceus cultivar Zhongwan6 chromosome 4, CAAS_Psat_ZW6_1.0, whole genome shotgun sequence genome, one window contains:
- the LOC127136481 gene encoding 50 kDa gamma-zein-like, producing the protein MEDQITVEVERKIKKMALGTQTVAQVQPVQPIQEVSCEICGGAHFTMHCVATAQQVEEINFLKQNNPYSNTHNPGWKNHPNFSWKDQQGNVQKQVPNQYQSQPQQQYRPQQQQPYQQQFHQPQQQFQQQVPRKADWELSIKKMAAQSSQFQEETRSNLRNIGASIKNLEVQMSQIAQ; encoded by the coding sequence atggaagatcaaataacaGTGGAAGTAGAGCGAAAAATCAAGAAAATGGCTCTTGGCACTCAAACGGTGGCACAAGTTCAACCGGTTCAACCAATTCAAGAggttagttgtgaaatttgtggGGGGGCTCACTTCACCATGCATTGTGTGGCAACTGCACAACAGGTAGAAGAGATTAATTTTCTAAAGCAGAACAACCCTTACTCAAATACAcataatcctggatggaaaaatcatccaaatttctcatGGAAGGACCAGCAAGGAAATGTTCAGAAGCAAGTGCCAAATCAATATCAAAgccaaccacaacaacaatatcgaccacaacagcaacaaccatACCAGCAACAGTTTCACCAACCccaacaacaatttcaacaacaGGTACCAAGAAAAGCAGATTGGGAACTTTCCATTAAAAAAATGGCGGCTCAAAGTTCCCAATTTCAAGAGGAGACTAGAAGTAATCTAAGAAACATTGGTGCTTCGATAAAAAATCTGGAAGTACAAATGAGTCAGATTGCTCAATAA
- the LOC127136482 gene encoding uncharacterized protein LOC127136482 — MTYTELYPSLLQKGLVAPRPLGPPPNPLPPWYNQDAHCTFHEGAPRHDLEECDDLKHIVRELVEKKILSFRDIEPNVKSNPLPVHGAVNAIKDVSDVCIIKNVEDIKYLLLAFHARLVGAGLVDTCHDSCEECTVYPRGCKLVRADIQNLMDQGVLQVCGPTTNEDISVIEPFFNLPDPVEITYQRRDVVYPSLVVVYEEPKDVECEKSLEDVDANIKNIVGTSRMTHNGRIYTSYFNIIPQAPTKEATIIIPAPESGGVQSVVQFGEAIEFLKMIRKSDYKIVDQLYQTPSKISILSLLLNSQSHREALLKVLAQAHVTQDITIGQFDGMVSNITACNTLSFSNEELPKEGQNHNRALHVSIKCQEDSLAGVLVDTGSSINVLPKRELAKLSYQGSEMNPNALVVKAFDGSRRTIGGEVELPIQIGPHKMKFVVNNKLVIVSSEEDFIISQLSFFRHLEADEDALDTSFQALEIANATLVEVKDVVEKAILLFTYLKSAKSAVENGDPAGWGQVINVRKKNNRFGLGYKPSSKEGALIPAKDRMWSIQEVFISTCFIRGDQVGACADDTEVGEASNLI, encoded by the exons ATGACGTACACTGAGTTGTACCCATCATTGTTGCAAAAAGGGTTGGTGGCTCCCAGACCTTTaggtcctccaccaaatcctttacctccatggtacaatcAAGATGCCCATTGTACTTTCCATGAGGGTGCCCCTAGGCATGATTTGGAAGAATGCGATGATTTGAAGCATATAGTGAGAGAGTTGGTTGAGAAGAAGATCCTTTCATTCAGAGATATTGAACCCAACGTAAAGAGTAATCCTCTGCCTGTGCATGGTGCTGTTAATGCCATTAAAGATGTATCTGATGTTTGTATAATAAAAAATGTTGAAGATATTAAATATCTGTTGCTAGCATTCCATGCAAGATTGGTGGGAGCTGGCCTGGTTGATACCTGTCATGATAGCTGTGAAGAATGCACCGTTTATCCAAGAGGGTGTAAATTGGTACGAGCCGATATTCAAAATTTAATGGACCAAGGTGTTCTACAAGTTTGTGGTCCTACAACAAACGAGGACATTTCAGTAATTGAACCCTTTTTCAATCTACCAGATCCTGTTGAGATAACCTATCAAAGAAGGGATGTTGTTTATCCATCACTTGTGGTAGTCT ATGAAGAACCCAAAGATGTTGAATGTGAGAAGAGCTTGGAGGATGTTGATGCCAATATTAAAAACATCGTAGGGACGAGTAGAATGACCCACAATGGTCGGATTTATACCTCTTATTTCAATATAATCCCTCAAGCACCGACAAAGGAAGCTACAATTATAATTCCTGCCCCAGAATCTGGAGGGGTACAATCAGTGGTGCAATTCGGTGAAGCAAttgaatttctgaaaatgataaGGAAAAGCGACTACAAGATAGTCGATCAACTATATCAAACACCGTCAAAAATATCTATCCTATCCTTGCTTCTGAACTCCCAAtctcatagggaggctctactgaAAGTGCTCGCTCAAGCTCATGTTACTCAAGATATAACAATTGGCCAATTTGATGGGATGGTCTCCAATATCACAGCTTGTAACACTCTAAgtttcagcaatgaagagctGCCCAAGGAAGGACAAAATCACAATCGTGCCTtgcatgtatccataaagtgccaagaagattCTCTGGCCGGGGTAttagttgacactggatcgtCCATCAATGTCTTGCCAAAAAGGGAGCTTGCTAAATTATCTTACCAAGGTTCAGAGATGAATCCCAATGCGCTCGTTGTAAAAGCATTTGACGGTTCCCGAAGGACAATAGGTGGAGAGGTAGAGCTACCAATCCAAATcggaccgcat aaaatgaagtttgtcgTCAACAACAAGCTTGTCATTGTCTCCAGTGAAGAAGATTTCATCATTAGTCAACTCTCCTTTTTCCGTCATCTCGAGGCTGATGAAGATGCCTTGGATACTTCTTTCCAAGCACTTGAAATAGCCAATGCCACACTCGTGGAAGTAAAAGATGTTGTTGAGAAAGCCATTTTGTTGTTCACCTATTTGAAGAGCGCGAAGTCAGCAGTTGAAAATGGAGACCctgcaggttgggggcaagtcatCAATGTCCGCAAAAAAAATAAtcgttttggtttggggtacaagccttcttCTAAGGAAGGAGCCCTGATCCCTGCAAAGGACCGCATGTGGAGCATTCAAGAAGTCTTCATAAGCACATGTTTTATCCGTGGAGATCAAGTTGGTGCATGTGCAGATGACACTGAAGTTGGAGAAGCATCAAATCTGATATAA